A window of the Abyssisolibacter fermentans genome harbors these coding sequences:
- a CDS encoding SigB/SigF/SigG family RNA polymerase sigma factor — protein sequence MKVNVIGNETDKNNIKYIDTTELFKLYRKDRDNKIRDELINRHLYIAEILTKKYLNRGIDYDDIYQVASLGLIYAVERFDITKGYEFNSFATPTIIGEIKKYFRDKSWIMKVPRRIQELSKKITNTKAILSQKLDKMPTVSNIAEYLDCTEEEILEALEANKAYTPHSLDVYYDNDEKDNDFNLLAVLGKNDEALTKIEDIDFINTIIDKLDDKEKQIIKDRYFYEKTQAEIAKNLGVSQMTVSRMEKNIINKFKKELDKNI from the coding sequence ATGAAAGTTAATGTCATAGGTAATGAAACAGATAAAAATAATATTAAATATATAGATACAACAGAATTATTTAAATTATATAGAAAAGATAGAGACAACAAAATTAGAGATGAGTTAATAAATAGACATCTTTATATAGCAGAAATACTAACAAAAAAATATTTAAATAGAGGAATAGATTATGATGATATATATCAAGTAGCTAGTTTAGGTCTTATATACGCAGTAGAAAGATTTGACATAACAAAAGGATATGAATTTAATAGTTTTGCTACCCCAACAATAATTGGAGAAATAAAAAAATATTTTAGGGATAAAAGTTGGATTATGAAAGTACCTAGAAGAATACAAGAACTTTCAAAAAAAATAACAAATACAAAAGCTATATTAAGTCAAAAACTTGATAAGATGCCAACTGTATCAAATATAGCAGAGTATTTAGATTGTACTGAAGAAGAAATATTAGAAGCATTAGAAGCCAATAAGGCTTATACTCCACATTCATTAGATGTCTATTATGATAATGATGAAAAAGATAATGATTTCAATTTATTAGCAGTATTAGGAAAGAATGATGAAGCATTAACCAAAATAGAAGATATAGATTTTATAAATACGATAATTGATAAATTAGATGATAAAGAAAAACAAATAATAAAGGATAGATATTTTTATGAAAAAACACAAGCAGAGATTGCTAAAAATTTAGGAGTATCTCAAATGACAGTTTCAAGGATGGAAAAAAATATTATAAATAAGTTTAAAAAAGAATTAGATAAG